In one Streptomyces venezuelae genomic region, the following are encoded:
- the dut gene encoding dUTP diphosphatase, with translation MPIQELDVLIRRVDPEVPLPAYAQPGDAGADLRTTESCELKPGERVVLPTGVSIALPEGYAAFVHPRSGLAARCGVALVNAPGTVDAGYRGEIKVIVVNLDPRDSVRFERFDRIAQLVVQQVEKVRFQEVAELPASARAEGGFGSTGGHAAVGSGPGASPGEQTGGNRYASVVSDREGQ, from the coding sequence ATGCCCATCCAGGAGCTGGACGTACTCATCAGGCGCGTCGACCCCGAGGTGCCGCTGCCCGCGTACGCGCAGCCCGGTGACGCGGGTGCCGACCTGCGGACGACGGAGTCCTGCGAACTGAAGCCCGGCGAGCGGGTGGTTCTGCCTACCGGCGTGTCGATCGCCCTCCCGGAGGGGTACGCGGCGTTCGTGCACCCCCGTTCGGGGCTCGCCGCACGCTGCGGTGTCGCTCTGGTGAATGCCCCGGGGACGGTGGATGCCGGGTACCGTGGAGAGATCAAGGTGATCGTGGTGAATCTCGACCCGCGCGACAGCGTGCGGTTCGAGCGTTTCGACCGGATTGCCCAACTGGTCGTCCAGCAGGTCGAGAAGGTTCGCTTCCAGGAGGTGGCGGAGCTTCCCGCATCGGCGCGGGCCGAGGGGGGCTTCGGGTCCACCGGCGGCCATGCCGCCGTGGGCAGCGGTCCGGGCGCGAGCCCGGGCGAACAAACGGGTGGGAATCGATACGCATCGGTCGTATCCGACCGGGAAGGACAGTGA
- a CDS encoding DUF3093 domain-containing protein: protein MQPYEERLTAPRSWWFASVLVGVAMALILLPFGTLPLLGGLVGGTAVAAVVTSAYGAVRIRVVAGSLVVGDAKIPVSALGDAEVLTGEETRAWRSYKADPRAYMLLRAYIPTALRVNITDPEDPTPYVYVSTRHPEELAAALDSVRQSAA from the coding sequence ATGCAGCCTTACGAAGAACGCCTGACCGCGCCCCGTTCGTGGTGGTTCGCCTCGGTCCTGGTGGGCGTGGCCATGGCCCTGATCCTGCTGCCGTTCGGCACGCTGCCGCTCCTGGGCGGCCTGGTCGGCGGCACGGCCGTGGCGGCGGTCGTCACCAGCGCGTACGGCGCGGTGCGGATCCGGGTGGTGGCGGGCTCGCTGGTCGTCGGCGACGCGAAGATCCCGGTGTCTGCGCTGGGCGACGCGGAGGTCCTGACCGGCGAGGAGACGCGCGCCTGGCGCTCGTACAAGGCGGACCCGCGCGCGTACATGCTGCTGCGTGCCTACATCCCCACGGCCCTGCGCGTGAACATCACGGATCCCGAGGATCCGACTCCGTACGTGTACGTCTCGACGCGGCACCCCGAGGAGCTGGCAGCGGCCCTCGACTCGGTGCGCCAGAGCGCCGCGTAG
- a CDS encoding PaaI family thioesterase has product MSGTSAALTPPADAIAPVRHPDAPAPGELIGAHYEHCFGCGEGQAHGLHLATRAGDGVAVTAEFTVREAHQGAPGLAHGGVLATALDETLGSLNWLLRVIAVTGRLETDFVRPVPLGTVLHLEAEVTAVAGRKIYSTATGRIGGPEGPVAVRADALFIEVKVEHFIDNGRPEEIQAAMNNPDQVRRARAFEVNP; this is encoded by the coding sequence GTGAGTGGTACATCAGCAGCTCTGACGCCCCCGGCCGACGCCATAGCGCCCGTCCGCCACCCCGACGCGCCCGCCCCCGGTGAGCTCATCGGTGCTCACTACGAGCACTGTTTCGGCTGCGGCGAGGGCCAGGCACACGGACTGCACCTCGCGACACGGGCGGGCGACGGCGTGGCCGTCACCGCCGAGTTCACCGTGCGCGAGGCCCATCAGGGCGCCCCCGGCCTCGCCCACGGCGGGGTCCTCGCCACCGCGCTCGACGAGACGCTGGGCTCGCTGAACTGGCTGCTGCGCGTGATCGCCGTGACCGGGCGCCTGGAGACCGACTTCGTGCGGCCCGTTCCGCTGGGCACCGTGCTGCACCTGGAGGCCGAGGTCACCGCCGTCGCCGGGCGGAAGATCTACTCGACCGCCACCGGACGCATCGGCGGCCCCGAGGGCCCCGTCGCGGTCCGCGCCGACGCCCTCTTCATCGAGGTGAAGGTCGAGCACTTCATCGACAACGGCCGCCCGGAGGAGATCCAGGCCGCCATGAACAACCCGGACCAGGTCCGGCGTGCCCGCGCTTTCGAGGTGAACCCCTGA
- a CDS encoding FtsX-like permease family protein, protein MRRRRLPAAVRGSGQHGLVLGAAGLAVLLAATVLAALAALSEKAVEGGVQRRLAADREAVVEVAGPHRPATADGPDALDRDVRAALDRAYGDVPHHTWSALRAPAARNDELAVTTAAGRPREDATVSVVALQDVRRHASLATGRWPRPGDGPVETALTEVVAAELDVRPGDGITVRGANERPVRLRVVGVYAAEGRAPAVWASLSSTFGTPDTIAVVPREAFTRHSALARDARALWLGVPRADGLRLGDIEPLRERAKRFAVGTAVGGDDLTLSAGLRRALDRLSTPIAVARAGLYVPATLLAALAVAALVLTARQLAEHRRPELALLAARGAGTRRVVLSTTGQWACVAVPAGLAAPFLAGPLLHVLEETGLIEGDMPATAVTGPGWAAASAALVVHGLGVLVPTARVVRDRRAVARLRLRVARFAGAQRFGADLALAAVAVLGWLQLRQYRSPVTGGNGVDPVLVLAPVAMTVAAALLVLRFLPLLARVVDPLARRGRGLVLPLGGWQIGRRAARHAGPALVVTLALAVAALSSTALAVLDSGDRDQAAFQVGADLRVEPGDGPPSGERRAAYEALPGAESVTPVVTTEGYVEQDAVAVTGINTARGPVPSLRGDLADRPLRELLAPLGRGVPEHGLPVRRTAGGGPLTEVPLRVRLSADGGGRVVPVRLTVFFEDGDGLTRSSSLPITEGGPRTVPLKVGAGSAGVRILQIDLSMVGERVRRTYRLTVDQVPGLTRPARWRDLRADRPDRHAAGCPDVGPAQPGPGRKPAAAAPGPVLCSDRPGAGTLVDAVLRGPDGDLKYPTWNVRLGTDRPKGRPAAPALADDALLSSGAVRVGDTVTVRGSTGGSARVEIVGRVAAVPGLPRDRPRLLADSRAMAAQWTLGGALPGAESAWWVGVRGGDAAAALAAVRGDPRLGHAVDVPFVQEELAADPLRRGARGALVLCLVLAPAFAVIAFTLHTVVSARAREREFGLLRALGVRRGQLAAYLWTEQLTLAAVATVLGTALGAALALLIMPVVTVDAEGDPVFPELVASVPWVRVTATAGLTAAVICGVVTAAARVLGRVDLARVLRAGDGGEGGGGRRGGRCVGRGRAAWRSRGGLVCVVGVGCGSSGAWRAAGGARGASGCGAGCAVVVRGWAEGRSGARRVVFRGVWCGCGLRGVQGWGAEAAWGAVWG, encoded by the coding sequence GTGAGGCGACGACGGTTGCCCGCGGCGGTGCGGGGGAGCGGACAGCACGGGCTGGTGCTCGGCGCGGCCGGACTCGCCGTGCTGCTCGCCGCGACCGTGCTCGCGGCCCTGGCGGCACTCTCCGAGAAGGCCGTAGAAGGCGGGGTCCAGCGCAGGCTCGCCGCGGACCGTGAGGCCGTGGTCGAGGTCGCGGGGCCGCACAGGCCCGCCACCGCGGACGGTCCGGACGCCCTCGACCGCGACGTACGCGCCGCCCTGGACCGCGCCTACGGAGACGTCCCCCACCACACCTGGTCCGCACTGCGCGCGCCCGCCGCCCGTAACGACGAACTCGCCGTCACCACGGCCGCGGGCCGCCCGCGCGAGGACGCCACCGTCTCCGTAGTGGCCCTTCAGGATGTGCGACGGCACGCCTCACTGGCGACCGGACGGTGGCCGCGCCCGGGCGACGGGCCCGTGGAGACAGCGCTGACCGAGGTCGTCGCCGCCGAGCTCGACGTGCGCCCCGGCGACGGGATCACCGTCCGGGGCGCGAACGAACGGCCGGTGCGGTTGCGGGTCGTCGGGGTGTACGCCGCCGAAGGCCGCGCGCCGGCCGTGTGGGCCTCGCTGAGCAGTACGTTCGGGACGCCCGACACGATCGCGGTCGTGCCCCGCGAGGCCTTCACCCGCCACAGCGCCCTCGCGCGGGACGCCCGCGCGCTGTGGCTCGGGGTGCCCCGCGCGGACGGTCTGCGGCTCGGCGACATCGAGCCGCTCAGGGAGCGGGCCAAGCGCTTCGCGGTCGGCACCGCGGTCGGCGGGGACGATCTGACGCTCTCCGCCGGGCTGCGCAGGGCCCTCGACCGGCTCTCCACCCCGATCGCCGTGGCCCGCGCGGGGCTCTACGTCCCCGCGACGCTCCTCGCCGCGCTCGCCGTGGCCGCCCTCGTGCTCACCGCACGGCAGCTCGCCGAACACCGGCGCCCCGAGCTGGCGTTGCTGGCCGCGCGCGGAGCGGGCACGCGCCGGGTCGTCCTGTCGACCACCGGACAGTGGGCCTGCGTCGCCGTCCCGGCCGGACTCGCCGCACCGTTCCTCGCGGGACCGCTGCTCCACGTACTCGAAGAGACCGGGCTCATCGAGGGGGACATGCCCGCGACGGCGGTGACGGGGCCGGGGTGGGCGGCGGCCTCGGCGGCACTCGTCGTGCACGGTCTGGGGGTGCTCGTGCCGACCGCGCGGGTCGTGCGGGACCGGCGGGCGGTGGCCCGGCTGCGGCTGCGCGTCGCCAGGTTCGCGGGCGCCCAGCGGTTCGGGGCGGATCTGGCGCTGGCCGCGGTCGCCGTGCTCGGCTGGCTGCAACTGCGGCAGTACCGGTCGCCGGTGACCGGCGGCAACGGCGTCGACCCGGTGCTCGTGCTCGCGCCCGTCGCGATGACCGTGGCGGCCGCGCTGCTCGTCCTGCGCTTCCTGCCGCTCCTCGCCCGCGTCGTCGACCCGCTCGCGCGGCGCGGCCGCGGTCTCGTCCTGCCGCTCGGCGGCTGGCAGATCGGCCGCCGGGCGGCCCGGCACGCGGGGCCCGCCCTCGTGGTGACGCTCGCCCTCGCCGTCGCCGCCCTGAGCAGCACGGCACTCGCCGTCCTGGACAGCGGCGACCGGGACCAGGCCGCCTTCCAGGTGGGCGCCGACCTGCGCGTGGAACCGGGCGACGGGCCGCCGTCCGGGGAGCGGCGCGCCGCGTACGAGGCACTGCCGGGCGCCGAGTCCGTCACGCCCGTGGTCACCACGGAGGGGTACGTCGAGCAGGACGCGGTGGCCGTCACCGGCATCAACACCGCGCGCGGGCCGGTCCCTTCGCTGCGCGGCGACCTCGCGGACCGCCCCCTGCGGGAGCTCCTGGCGCCGCTCGGCAGAGGGGTCCCGGAGCACGGGCTGCCGGTGAGGAGGACGGCCGGCGGCGGGCCGCTGACGGAGGTGCCGCTCCGGGTGCGGCTGTCGGCGGACGGGGGCGGCCGTGTCGTGCCCGTGCGTCTCACCGTCTTCTTCGAAGACGGTGACGGGCTGACGCGTTCGAGTTCCTTGCCGATCACGGAGGGCGGTCCACGGACGGTCCCGCTGAAGGTGGGGGCGGGCAGCGCGGGCGTACGCATCCTCCAGATCGATCTGAGCATGGTCGGGGAGCGCGTACGGCGCACGTACCGGCTGACGGTCGACCAGGTGCCGGGGCTCACGCGCCCGGCGCGCTGGCGCGATCTGCGGGCGGACCGGCCCGACCGGCACGCGGCCGGCTGCCCGGACGTCGGGCCCGCGCAGCCGGGGCCCGGCCGCAAGCCGGCCGCGGCGGCGCCGGGACCCGTCCTCTGCTCCGACCGGCCCGGCGCGGGCACGCTCGTCGACGCGGTGCTGCGCGGCCCTGACGGAGACCTCAAGTACCCCACCTGGAACGTGCGGCTCGGCACCGACCGCCCCAAGGGGCGCCCGGCCGCTCCCGCCCTCGCCGACGACGCGCTGCTGTCCTCCGGCGCGGTCCGGGTCGGCGACACCGTGACGGTGCGGGGGAGCACGGGCGGCAGCGCACGGGTCGAGATCGTCGGGCGGGTCGCGGCGGTGCCGGGGCTGCCGCGCGACCGGCCGCGGTTGCTCGCCGACTCCCGTGCCATGGCCGCGCAGTGGACCCTGGGCGGGGCGTTGCCGGGGGCGGAGAGCGCGTGGTGGGTGGGGGTCCGGGGCGGGGACGCGGCGGCGGCCCTCGCGGCGGTGCGGGGCGATCCGCGCCTCGGGCACGCGGTGGACGTCCCGTTCGTTCAGGAAGAGCTGGCAGCCGATCCGCTGCGGCGCGGGGCGCGTGGGGCGCTCGTCCTGTGCCTGGTGCTCGCGCCCGCCTTCGCCGTCATCGCGTTCACCCTGCACACCGTGGTCTCCGCGCGGGCCAGGGAACGGGAGTTCGGCCTGCTGCGGGCGCTCGGGGTACGGCGGGGCCAGCTCGCGGCATATCTGTGGACCGAGCAACTGACGCTGGCCGCGGTGGCGACGGTCCTGGGGACGGCGCTGGGCGCCGCGCTGGCCCTGCTGATCATGCCGGTGGTCACGGTCGACGCGGAGGGGGACCCGGTCTTCCCGGAGCTGGTCGCGTCGGTGCCGTGGGTGCGGGTGACGGCGACGGCGGGACTGACCGCGGCGGTGATCTGCGGAGTCGTGACGGCGGCGGCGCGGGTGCTGGGCCGGGTGGATCTGGCGCGGGTTTTGCGGGCGGGGGACGGGGGTGAGGGGGGTGGGGGACGGCGTGGAGGACGGTGTGTGGGGAGGGGGCGAGCCGCGTGGCGGTCCCGGGGCGGTTTGGTGTGTGTGGTGGGGGTGGGCTGCGGGTCTTCGGGGGCGTGGCGGGCGGCGGGTGGCGCCCGCGGCGCTTCGGGGTGTGGGGCGGGGTGCGCCGTGGTGGTGCGGGGGTGGGCTGAGGGTCGCTCGGGGGCGCGGCGGGTGGTGTTTCGGGGTGTGTGGTGTGGCTGTGGGCTGCGCGGCGTTCAGGGGTGGGGTGCGGAGGCGGCCTGGGGTGCGGTGTGGGGGTGA
- a CDS encoding DUF3710 domain-containing protein, whose translation MFGRRKKDSAAEDAAGADEQVVDDVHGDEPADSADVARSRVRLEPEPRPDGPWDLSEVREPGEGRVDLGGLFVPGVEGMELRVEVAGDAIVAATVVLQDSAIQLQGFAAPKKEGIWGEVREEIASGITQQGGVIDEVEGALGWELRAQVPVQLPDGTGGVQVVRFIGVDGPRWFLRGVISGQGAVQPQAAGLLEQIFRDTVVVRGEGPMAPRDPIVLKLPDDAQMVAEGVQQEQQEGSRFSGGMGQLQRGPEITEVR comes from the coding sequence GTGTTCGGACGTCGCAAGAAGGACAGTGCCGCCGAGGACGCGGCGGGCGCGGACGAGCAGGTCGTCGACGACGTGCACGGTGACGAGCCCGCGGACTCCGCCGACGTCGCGCGCTCGCGCGTGAGGCTCGAGCCCGAGCCCCGTCCCGACGGTCCCTGGGACCTCTCGGAGGTCCGTGAGCCCGGCGAGGGCCGGGTGGACCTCGGTGGGCTCTTCGTACCGGGCGTCGAGGGCATGGAGCTGCGGGTGGAGGTCGCGGGCGACGCGATCGTCGCGGCGACCGTCGTGCTCCAGGACAGCGCCATCCAGCTGCAGGGCTTCGCCGCCCCCAAGAAGGAGGGCATCTGGGGCGAGGTCCGCGAGGAGATCGCCTCGGGCATCACCCAGCAGGGCGGTGTCATCGACGAGGTCGAGGGCGCTCTCGGCTGGGAGCTGCGCGCCCAGGTGCCGGTGCAGCTGCCTGACGGCACGGGCGGGGTGCAGGTCGTGCGCTTCATCGGCGTCGACGGCCCGCGCTGGTTCCTGCGCGGTGTGATCTCCGGCCAGGGCGCGGTGCAGCCGCAGGCCGCCGGGCTCCTCGAGCAGATCTTCCGGGACACGGTCGTCGTGCGCGGCGAGGGCCCGATGGCGCCGCGCGACCCGATCGTCCTGAAGCTGCCGGACGACGCGCAGATGGTCGCTGAGGGCGTCCAGCAGGAGCAGCAGGAGGGCTCGCGCTTCTCGGGCGGCATGGGGCAGCTGCAGCGCGGCCCCGAGATCACCGAGGTGCGCTGA